One window of the Sulfuricurvum sp. genome contains the following:
- the secG gene encoding preprotein translocase subunit SecG produces the protein MTGILLIVQIVLVVMIVIAVLLQKSSSIGLGAYSGSNDSVFGAKGPASFLTKITFALGFVFVVNTIALGYFYAQQKNSSVVDDMIDKNDVKAPSINIVNDTNTTK, from the coding sequence ATGACTGGCATTTTGCTCATCGTACAAATCGTACTCGTGGTGATGATCGTCATCGCCGTACTCTTACAAAAAAGCTCTAGCATCGGGCTTGGCGCATACAGCGGTTCTAATGATTCGGTTTTCGGAGCCAAAGGACCTGCGAGTTTTTTAACCAAGATCACTTTTGCTCTTGGCTTTGTATTTGTGGTTAATACCATCGCATTGGGCTATTTTTACGCTCAACAAAAAAACAGTTCGGTTGTCGACGATATGATCGATAAAAATGATGTTAAAGCTCCTAGTATTAACATCGTCAATGATACCAACACTACCAAGTAA
- the frr gene encoding ribosome recycling factor yields the protein MLNEVYTFCEEKMQGSADHLLVNFRTLRTGRVTTKILDNVRVDNYGSLTPIDQAASVLATDATTITISPWDKSMLNVIEKAIMKADIGVNPNNNGTEIKLFFPPMTVDQRQETAKKAKGMAEDAKVAIRNDRKKANDKIKVLEKDKLVTADESKGAQDKVQKITDKFITKIEELLKAKEQDILTV from the coding sequence ATGCTTAACGAAGTTTACACTTTTTGTGAAGAGAAAATGCAAGGCTCAGCCGATCACTTGCTCGTCAACTTTCGTACATTACGTACCGGTCGTGTAACCACCAAAATTTTAGATAACGTTCGCGTCGATAACTACGGTTCACTCACCCCAATCGATCAAGCGGCAAGCGTCCTCGCGACCGATGCAACAACGATTACCATCTCTCCGTGGGATAAATCAATGCTTAATGTCATCGAAAAAGCGATTATGAAAGCCGATATCGGGGTTAATCCAAACAACAACGGAACAGAGATCAAACTTTTCTTCCCTCCAATGACGGTAGACCAACGTCAAGAGACGGCGAAAAAAGCCAAAGGGATGGCAGAAGATGCCAAAGTAGCAATCCGCAATGATCGCAAAAAAGCCAATGACAAAATCAAAGTGCTCGAAAAAGATAAATTGGTAACCGCCGATGAGTCAAAAGGGGCACAAGATAAAGTGCAAAAAATCACCGATAAATTTATCACTAAAATCGAAGAATTGCTCAAAGCTAAAGAGCAAGATATCTTGACGGTATAA
- the pyrE gene encoding orotate phosphoribosyltransferase, with the protein MDIKQIYLDASAMLEGHFKLSSGNHSAYYLQSAKVLEQPRIAKLLADALAVNIQESGLEIDTVCAPALGGLIAGFALATALDKRSIFAERVNGEMQIRRGFEISAGERVLICEDIITTGGSAMEAAKAIEALGGIVVGFAALANRGFCKREGSALERKVNCALPSDKPLFALADFDFEMYAPENCPLCKDGSEAIKPGSRGN; encoded by the coding sequence ATGGATATTAAACAAATATACCTCGATGCGAGCGCGATGCTCGAGGGGCATTTTAAACTCAGCTCCGGCAATCACTCTGCCTATTATCTCCAATCGGCAAAAGTGTTGGAACAACCTCGCATCGCAAAACTTCTTGCCGATGCATTAGCGGTAAATATCCAAGAGAGCGGTTTGGAAATCGATACCGTTTGTGCTCCTGCACTCGGCGGTTTGATTGCCGGTTTTGCCCTCGCAACCGCGCTCGATAAACGCTCGATTTTTGCCGAACGGGTTAATGGTGAGATGCAAATTCGTCGCGGGTTTGAGATTAGTGCGGGTGAGCGTGTCCTCATCTGTGAAGATATCATCACCACCGGCGGCTCGGCTATGGAAGCGGCAAAGGCTATCGAAGCTCTCGGCGGTATCGTCGTCGGTTTTGCGGCACTCGCTAACCGTGGATTTTGTAAACGTGAGGGGTCTGCATTAGAGCGTAAAGTAAATTGTGCTCTTCCTAGTGACAAACCTCTTTTTGCCCTCGCTGATTTTGATTTCGAAATGTATGCACCGGAAAATTGTCCGTTGTGTAAAGATGGCTCTGAGGCAATCAAACCAGGATCACGAGGAAATTAA
- a CDS encoding cation:proton antiporter codes for MESGLYYLTVALGISIVVNLILKRFGVSPIIGYIMTGTVVAYGFDLHHMVDNHTLEMIAEFGVVFLMFTIGLEVSLRRLATMKTDVFFNGFLQTTLTAIVFFIASFWVFHLDFATSLIVSMSLALSSTAVVLTQLKATKEITRPYGQRSMGILIYQDIAVIPILLLIGFLSNGSENIAAVLLQTTLSAVVIVGLLFVVGKRVMAWLLHFSSSSNVDELFMGSVLLIVVGASLLVHAFGFTYSLGAFIAGMIIAETQYHHKVEADIAPFKDLLLGTFFVTVGMKIDLTFFVHHVAEIMGILVAILVIKAVVLFGVVRIYSKAKVAFKTAIALSQVGEFSFAIFALAGNAKILDEDLNQLLVLVVVLSIIFTPFILSKIASIAGIFFTEPGMTEDFSTLGVHNNHVIVCGYGVVGKFVVKALHAEGVTYVIIDNSYKHVQEALADGEKAYYGDMSKTAILQKLHTEDAVSVIVTLDNSAKKRLVCESILTYAPHVKVVVKVVSLEEKRELRGLPISVTVDGKKEVAAKLVCEALYCDIKEKI; via the coding sequence GTGGAATCTGGACTTTATTATTTAACAGTTGCATTGGGGATCTCAATCGTTGTTAATCTTATTTTAAAACGGTTCGGTGTCTCCCCTATAATCGGCTATATTATGACCGGTACGGTAGTTGCGTACGGGTTTGATTTGCACCATATGGTTGATAATCATACCTTGGAGATGATTGCCGAATTCGGTGTCGTTTTTTTAATGTTTACAATCGGATTAGAGGTTTCACTACGCCGTTTGGCAACGATGAAAACCGATGTCTTTTTTAACGGTTTTTTGCAAACGACCCTCACCGCAATCGTTTTTTTTATCGCTTCGTTTTGGGTATTTCACCTCGATTTTGCCACCTCACTGATTGTCTCGATGTCGCTTGCCCTCTCTTCTACCGCCGTTGTTTTGACTCAGCTCAAAGCGACGAAAGAGATAACAAGACCTTATGGGCAGCGCTCTATGGGGATTTTAATCTATCAAGATATCGCCGTTATCCCTATTTTATTGTTAATCGGGTTTTTGAGTAACGGTTCTGAAAATATCGCCGCTGTATTGCTCCAAACAACCCTGAGTGCTGTGGTGATTGTAGGGCTTTTGTTTGTTGTGGGCAAGCGGGTGATGGCATGGTTGCTCCATTTCTCCTCTAGCTCGAACGTCGATGAACTCTTTATGGGATCTGTTCTACTCATCGTCGTCGGTGCATCGCTCTTAGTTCACGCCTTTGGTTTTACCTATTCATTGGGGGCATTTATTGCAGGGATGATTATCGCCGAAACCCAGTATCATCACAAAGTCGAAGCCGATATCGCACCGTTTAAAGATCTTCTACTGGGGACATTTTTTGTTACCGTAGGGATGAAGATTGATTTGACGTTTTTTGTTCACCATGTTGCCGAAATTATGGGGATATTGGTTGCTATTTTGGTTATCAAAGCGGTGGTGCTATTTGGGGTGGTTCGGATTTATTCGAAAGCGAAGGTGGCATTTAAAACCGCCATTGCCCTCTCTCAAGTGGGGGAATTTTCGTTTGCGATTTTTGCTTTGGCGGGAAATGCCAAGATACTCGATGAGGATCTCAATCAATTGCTTGTCTTGGTGGTTGTCCTCTCGATTATTTTTACCCCTTTTATCCTCTCGAAAATTGCTTCGATTGCGGGGATATTTTTTACCGAACCGGGTATGACTGAGGATTTTAGCACGTTAGGGGTGCACAATAACCATGTGATTGTCTGCGGATACGGAGTAGTGGGAAAATTTGTTGTCAAAGCGTTGCATGCCGAGGGGGTAACGTACGTTATTATCGATAACAGTTACAAACATGTCCAAGAGGCGTTAGCGGATGGTGAAAAAGCCTATTATGGAGATATGTCGAAAACAGCAATCCTCCAAAAACTTCATACCGAAGATGCGGTAAGTGTTATCGTAACCCTCGATAACAGTGCTAAAAAACGGTTGGTTTGTGAATCAATCTTGACCTATGCACCCCATGTCAAAGTGGTGGTCAAAGTGGTGAGTTTGGAAGAGAAACGGGAGTTGCGAGGTCTCCCGATTAGCGTCACCGTCGATGGGAAAAAAGAGGTGGCGGCTAAACTGGTGTGTGAAGCACTTTATTGTGATATAAAAGAGAAAATTTAA
- a CDS encoding CTP synthase, with translation MTKYIFVTGGVLSSLGKGITAASIGALLKHSGIKVGMLKIDPYINVDPGTMSPLEHGEVFVTKDGAETDLDIGNYERFLNDSFLRTSNFTTGQVYSSVIERERTGGYLGQTIQVVPHIVGEIVDRIKKAGEGHDILVVELGGTVGDIEGLPFMEAIRTMKHDDEVEGTFFIHVTLIPFIKAAGEHKSKPTQHSVQELRRIGITPQMIIARSEEKLPKTFKKKLALACDVSSDSIIEAMDEQTIYAVPLSFLQQNILAPIAKELGLGELKPDMEQWDSLVKKIVSPKHLVTIGFVGKYLELKESYKSLIEALIHSGGHLDTRVAINWIDSEKIEVQGAEALLSDCDSILVAGGFGNRGVEGKIQAIRYARENNLPYLGICLGMQLSIVEYARNVLGYADANSIEFNPTTTHPMIYLIDNFIDQSGSQQLRTHHSPMGGTLRLGEYPCETKEGSNLRAAYNGEKLIHERHRHRYEANPIYREALEKAGMMITGESNGLIEAVEIPNHPWFLGVQFHPEFTSHLQSPNPSILAFVKATFEHNTTA, from the coding sequence ATGACAAAATATATATTTGTAACAGGTGGAGTACTCAGTTCTCTCGGAAAAGGGATTACCGCTGCGAGTATCGGTGCGCTTCTGAAGCACTCAGGTATCAAAGTAGGGATGCTCAAAATCGATCCTTATATCAACGTCGATCCCGGAACGATGAGTCCGTTAGAGCACGGTGAAGTATTCGTCACCAAAGACGGTGCGGAAACCGATCTCGACATCGGGAACTATGAGCGTTTTTTAAATGACTCTTTTTTGCGTACCAGCAACTTCACGACAGGGCAAGTGTACAGCTCCGTTATCGAGCGTGAACGTACCGGAGGCTACCTCGGACAAACCATCCAAGTTGTCCCTCACATCGTCGGCGAAATCGTTGATCGTATCAAAAAAGCGGGTGAAGGGCACGATATTCTCGTTGTCGAACTCGGTGGAACCGTCGGAGATATCGAAGGATTGCCGTTTATGGAAGCGATCCGCACCATGAAGCACGATGATGAAGTAGAGGGGACATTTTTTATCCACGTTACCCTCATCCCTTTCATCAAAGCAGCAGGGGAGCACAAAAGTAAACCAACTCAACACTCCGTCCAAGAGCTTCGCCGTATCGGTATCACTCCTCAGATGATTATCGCCCGTAGTGAAGAAAAACTCCCAAAAACGTTTAAAAAGAAACTTGCCCTCGCGTGTGACGTAAGCTCGGATAGTATCATCGAGGCGATGGATGAGCAAACCATTTATGCCGTTCCTCTCAGCTTTTTACAACAAAATATCCTCGCCCCTATCGCGAAAGAGTTAGGGCTTGGGGAGCTCAAACCCGATATGGAACAATGGGATTCACTGGTCAAAAAAATCGTCTCCCCGAAACATCTCGTCACCATCGGTTTCGTCGGAAAATATTTGGAGCTCAAAGAGTCGTATAAATCGCTCATCGAAGCCCTTATCCACTCAGGAGGTCACCTCGATACCCGCGTGGCAATCAACTGGATTGACAGCGAAAAGATTGAGGTTCAAGGGGCAGAAGCACTCTTGAGCGATTGTGATTCTATCCTCGTTGCGGGCGGTTTCGGTAATCGTGGGGTTGAGGGTAAAATCCAAGCAATCCGCTACGCCCGTGAAAACAACCTCCCGTATTTGGGAATCTGTTTGGGGATGCAGCTCTCTATCGTCGAATATGCCCGTAATGTCTTGGGTTACGCCGATGCCAACTCTATCGAGTTTAACCCGACGACAACCCATCCGATGATTTACCTCATCGACAACTTTATCGACCAATCAGGCTCACAACAACTCCGAACTCACCACTCACCTATGGGGGGAACGCTCCGTTTGGGTGAATATCCGTGTGAAACCAAAGAGGGTTCAAACCTCCGAGCGGCGTACAACGGGGAGAAACTGATTCATGAGCGTCACCGCCACCGTTATGAAGCCAACCCAATCTATCGTGAAGCGTTAGAAAAGGCGGGGATGATGATTACGGGTGAGTCCAACGGTCTCATCGAAGCGGTCGAAATCCCGAACCATCCATGGTTTTTAGGGGTACAATTTCACCCTGAATTCACCTCTCATCTCCAAAGCCCGAACCCTTCTATCCTCGCATTTGTGAAGGCGACTTTTGAGCACAATACCACTGCCTGA
- the recJ gene encoding single-stranded-DNA-specific exonuclease RecJ, with protein MSTIPLPEAPLLDTHMLEAYLRSRFACESEKLSDIPHPSQLKDALKGAKRIADAIRRKERIALVGDYDVDGVTSTAIVKRFFHLINAPLFATIPNRFSDGYGVSRSVLERIDADVIFTVDNGINAIEAAEVCRARGIDLIITDHHTPSELLPDAYAIINPKQHDCPYPLKEICGAQVAWLLMALLKAELNLDVDMRQFFPYLALAIVADVMPLTGANRSIVKAGLEMMSTSPIPAFVIIRDVLNKSRISSEDIGFQIAPRLNSAGRLEDASIALEFLSADTTQKAYHQFELLTSLNAMRKEIEADTTTKAMLEVNPEDSIIVVAGEGWNEGVVGIVASRLVNHFQKPAIVLSIHNGIAKGSGRSIGNVDLYSLIKSQEEHLQKFGGHKMAAGLSMSESAVEAFRLGINTAGRAIDSADFIPKSDIIGELAAESITPDLLHLLERFEPYGEGNPRPRFLLRSAHVSEVKLFGSDKSHSRLSLRPNPLHPQTLEFIAFRRILECPESKTLSCSYTVNKNEFNGKVSMQLLIERLF; from the coding sequence TTGAGCACAATACCACTGCCTGAGGCTCCCCTTTTAGATACGCACATGCTCGAAGCGTATCTTCGTAGCCGTTTTGCGTGTGAGAGTGAAAAACTCTCCGATATTCCCCACCCCTCACAACTCAAAGATGCCCTCAAAGGGGCTAAAAGAATCGCCGATGCCATCCGTCGCAAGGAAAGAATCGCCCTTGTCGGGGATTATGATGTGGATGGTGTCACCTCAACCGCCATCGTAAAGCGCTTTTTTCACCTCATCAATGCTCCACTGTTTGCCACTATCCCCAACCGCTTTAGCGACGGATACGGTGTTTCGCGTAGTGTACTTGAACGAATCGATGCCGATGTCATTTTTACCGTTGATAATGGGATTAATGCCATCGAAGCTGCCGAAGTATGTCGTGCACGAGGGATTGATCTCATCATCACCGATCACCATACCCCATCTGAGCTCCTCCCAGACGCCTACGCCATCATCAACCCCAAACAACACGATTGCCCCTACCCTCTCAAAGAGATTTGCGGTGCACAGGTTGCATGGCTATTGATGGCCCTTCTCAAAGCCGAACTAAACCTCGATGTTGATATGCGCCAATTTTTCCCCTATCTCGCACTCGCTATCGTTGCCGATGTGATGCCTCTCACAGGGGCTAATCGCTCCATCGTCAAAGCGGGGTTAGAGATGATGAGCACCTCCCCCATTCCAGCATTCGTCATCATTCGAGACGTACTCAACAAATCGCGCATATCTTCAGAGGATATCGGTTTTCAGATTGCCCCGAGACTAAACTCAGCAGGACGGCTCGAAGATGCCTCTATCGCACTCGAATTTTTAAGCGCCGATACCACCCAGAAGGCTTATCATCAGTTTGAACTCCTCACCTCACTCAATGCAATGCGCAAGGAAATCGAGGCCGACACCACCACTAAGGCAATGCTGGAGGTAAACCCCGAGGATTCCATTATCGTCGTCGCCGGTGAGGGGTGGAATGAGGGGGTTGTGGGGATTGTCGCCTCACGACTCGTCAACCATTTTCAAAAGCCCGCCATTGTCCTCAGCATCCATAACGGTATCGCCAAAGGCTCAGGTCGCAGTATCGGCAATGTCGATCTCTATAGCCTCATCAAATCCCAAGAAGAGCATCTCCAAAAATTCGGAGGTCACAAAATGGCGGCGGGATTATCGATGAGTGAATCGGCGGTAGAAGCGTTTCGACTGGGGATTAACACGGCGGGTAGAGCAATCGATTCTGCCGATTTTATCCCAAAAAGCGATATTATCGGAGAGCTTGCCGCTGAATCCATCACCCCTGATTTACTCCATCTGCTGGAGAGATTTGAACCCTATGGCGAGGGGAACCCCAGACCGCGATTTCTTTTACGCTCTGCACACGTTAGTGAAGTCAAACTTTTCGGTAGCGATAAATCCCATAGCAGGCTCTCCCTTCGCCCCAACCCGCTTCATCCCCAAACATTGGAGTTTATCGCGTTTCGACGTATCC